One Methanofollis sp. genomic window, CGGGAAGGCAGAGAGCCTGATCGTTCTGAGGACGGTTTTGTTCTCCGCATATCAGGTATGAGAGAAATCTGTGTGTTCAAATTCTCATCCATAACTCCAGAATTGAACGTCTGGATCATTTTCATGGTAAACCTCCATACTAGGGCCGATGTATTCCTGATCCCATGAAGAGATACGCGGATCCACTGCTTCCCTCACGATCTGGCCGGGGGACTACGCCCCCAGACCCCCGCTCAGGATTGGACATCAAATGGGCAAATCCTGCATTTTGAAGAGGAGATTGCCCTCCCTCCCCTATCCTAATGGTAGGGGGTCTGGGGGGCGGCAGCCCCCCGGAACCAGCACACAAGAACAGGATGTCTCCAGTTATCACTCCAAGAAGTACTCACACGCGAGGGTTTCTACAGAGCCGGGATAACCTCAATCTCTGATTTTCGATGTGCGAACGGAGTGAGCTAGAGAAAATCGTAGATTTTCGAGCAGTCCCCCGGCGGAGAGTGCGGGAAGGGGAGGGATCTGCACTGCTCGTCATGGAATTGGAGGGAGATATCGATCCGGGAATAAGAGATTCAAGACCCCTCAAAACACATTCGCTTCCGAGTACACCTGCACCCTGTCGCGCTGGATCTCGTACGGCTTGATCTCGCGCGAGTGGTTCGAGCCCCGCATCTTCACGACCTCGGCCGCCGGGTGGACCTCGGAGATCGAGGACGGCCGCACGTACCGCAGGAGGATGACGGTGTCGACCATATACTCGATGAGGGCGTACTTGCTCGCGTAGGGATTGTCCTGGCTCGTCTCGGAGGTGAGGATGAGGGTGCATGCCTCGTCCCGCATCATCTCGACAAACCTGAAGAGTTCGTGCCGCCGCGTCGCCTCGTCGGTGAAGAGGCCCTCGAAGAGAGATATCGGGTCGATGACGACCCGTGTCGCCCCGACCTGTCTGATAAGTCTTGGAAGCTCGTTTTTTATCTGGTTGACCGCGACCGTAAAGTCTGTCGGGTCGAGCTTGATCACGAAGAGGGACGAGTCCCTGTAGGTGTCCAGGTCCCATCCCTTCCTCTCGATATCCCTGTAGATCATCTCGGCCCTTTCGTCGAGGGAGATG contains:
- a CDS encoding KaiC domain-containing protein, yielding MEEEARVMFGIEGLDAMLDGGLLDRSVCAIVGTYGTGKTTFALQFVYEGLKQGEKAVFISLDERAEMIYRDIERKGWDLDTYRDSSLFVIKLDPTDFTVAVNQIKNELPRLIRQVGATRVVIDPISLFEGLFTDEATRRHELFRFVEMMRDEACTLILTSETSQDNPYASKYALIEYMVDTVILLRYVRPSSISEVHPAAEVVKMRGSNHSREIKPYEIQRDRVQVYSEANVF